A stretch of Cellulosilyticum sp. I15G10I2 DNA encodes these proteins:
- the mltG gene encoding endolytic transglycosylase MltG, with protein MFKRGSTIRFTLSTILSLALLIVCIVGSARAFSYFFNYTSNIVESDASREKNPNIKEISIEILKGTTVKELADLLYENDFISNPFYFRLESKLSKLDTQLKPGKYSISSNMSNTQILKLLTSDMTVAEETIKFTIPEGYTIIQIADRLENLNIISKESFLDAVNNREYDYAFLRNLPRDTKYALEGYLFPDTYIVRKGATPEEIIIKMLNRFQEIISQYSNYINSSEYSLHEVLAIASIIEQEAKLSEERPIIAGVIYNRLNSDMKLQMCSTVQYVLEKRKAALSYADLEVVSPYNTYTNTGIPIGPICAPGAESISAALMPDTNDYYFFVVKNEAEGSHSFSATASEHERNKTRYKQSVDKNFYE; from the coding sequence ATGTTTAAAAGAGGTTCAACTATACGGTTTACACTTAGTACTATTCTAAGCTTAGCCTTACTTATAGTATGTATTGTAGGAAGTGCCAGAGCATTTTCTTACTTTTTCAATTATACTTCTAATATTGTTGAGAGTGATGCATCACGAGAAAAGAATCCTAATATTAAAGAAATCTCAATAGAAATTTTAAAGGGTACCACGGTTAAAGAGCTAGCTGATTTACTTTATGAAAATGATTTTATCTCAAATCCATTTTATTTTAGACTTGAAAGTAAACTTAGTAAATTAGATACACAGCTTAAGCCTGGTAAATATTCTATCAGTAGTAATATGTCTAATACTCAGATTCTAAAGCTTCTTACGTCAGATATGACAGTTGCAGAAGAAACTATTAAATTTACCATTCCAGAAGGTTACACTATTATTCAAATAGCCGACAGATTGGAAAATTTAAATATCATCTCTAAAGAAAGCTTTCTTGATGCGGTTAACAATCGCGAATATGACTACGCTTTTTTGAGAAATCTTCCACGCGATACAAAATATGCACTTGAGGGCTACTTATTTCCAGACACCTATATTGTGCGTAAAGGCGCTACTCCTGAAGAAATTATTATTAAAATGCTTAACCGGTTTCAAGAGATTATTTCACAATACTCTAATTATATTAATTCCTCTGAATATAGCTTACATGAGGTATTAGCAATCGCCTCTATTATTGAACAAGAAGCAAAATTAAGTGAGGAACGTCCTATTATTGCAGGTGTCATCTATAATCGTCTAAATTCAGATATGAAGTTACAGATGTGCTCAACTGTACAGTACGTATTAGAAAAAAGAAAGGCAGCTCTTTCTTATGCAGATCTTGAAGTTGTATCTCCTTATAATACTTATACCAATACCGGGATACCTATAGGTCCCATCTGCGCACCTGGAGCGGAATCTATCAGTGCTGCGCTGATGCCTGATACAAACGATTATTATTTCTTTGTTGTAAAAAATGAGGCGGAAGGTTCTCATTCCTTTAGCGCTACAGCAAGTGAACATGAACGCAATAAAACAAGATATAAACAAAGTGTAGATAAAAACTTTTATGAGTAA
- a CDS encoding O-methyltransferase — MSEINYSYIVEYIRALHPVPTSNVLLEIEKKIASETEHWPIIKPEVADFIKVVLSLIKPVHILEIGTAVGYSSILMSEFLSENGHITTIERFPYMLNIAKENIKKAGLEETITVLEGDASEILPTLDAMQYDVVFMDCAKGQYIHFLPECLRLLKPNGLLITDNVLHKGTVARSRYLIDRRQRTTHSRLRDFLWTITHSDELRSSVLPVGDGIALSFKTGGKTND; from the coding sequence ATGAGCGAAATTAACTACAGTTATATTGTTGAATATATAAGAGCACTTCATCCCGTACCTACCTCAAATGTTTTACTGGAAATCGAAAAAAAAATAGCAAGTGAGACTGAGCACTGGCCAATTATTAAACCTGAGGTAGCTGATTTTATCAAGGTTGTTTTATCTCTTATAAAACCTGTTCATATTTTGGAGATTGGTACTGCCGTAGGCTACTCTTCTATTTTGATGAGTGAATTTTTAAGTGAAAATGGGCATATTACTACAATAGAACGCTTTCCGTATATGCTAAATATAGCTAAAGAAAATATTAAAAAAGCAGGCCTTGAGGAAACTATTACTGTCCTTGAAGGTGATGCTTCAGAAATTTTGCCCACTCTAGATGCAATGCAGTATGATGTAGTCTTTATGGATTGTGCTAAGGGGCAATACATTCATTTTTTACCAGAGTGCCTACGATTATTAAAGCCTAATGGGCTTTTGATTACAGATAATGTTTTACACAAAGGAACAGTGGCACGTTCGAGATATTTGATTGATAGAAGACAAAGGACAACCCATTCAAGACTAAGAGATTTTTTATGGACGATTACACACAGTGATGAGCTTAGATCCAGCGTATTGCCGGTTGGTGATGGCATTGCATTAAGCTTTAAAACAGGAGGGAAAACCAATGACTAA
- a CDS encoding peptidase U32 family protein, which produces MTKPVELLAPAGSLETLKIAVLYGADAVYIGGDHYGLRAKAKNFTLEEMAEGIKFAHAHGVKVYVTANIFAHHDDFEGMKDYFLALSSMSVDALIVADLGVFSIAREVVPNMEIHISTQANNTNYHSALFLYKQGAKRIVVARELSFEEIKTMRQHLPDDVTLEAFVHGAMCMSYSGRCLLSNYMTHRDANRGECAQPCRWKYHVVEETRPGEYMPIEETERGTYIYNSRDLCMIEYIPELIEAGIYSFKIEGRMKTPLYVATVVKAYREAIDTYLCDPHAFALKKDYFFEEVGKASHREFTTGFYYQKPTSDDQTYSHNSYIRNYDFSGMVIDYDPIEHLVTIEQRRKFSAGDTVEILVPKGPPISCTVETLWDDKGNSIASAPHPKQIVKFKVSEDVNVPSVLRKLDLKS; this is translated from the coding sequence ATGACTAAGCCAGTAGAATTATTAGCTCCAGCTGGGAGTTTAGAAACATTAAAAATTGCTGTTTTATATGGTGCAGATGCTGTTTATATTGGCGGAGACCATTACGGCTTAAGAGCAAAAGCCAAAAATTTCACTCTCGAAGAGATGGCTGAAGGAATAAAATTTGCACATGCTCATGGTGTAAAAGTCTATGTAACTGCTAATATTTTTGCACATCATGATGATTTTGAGGGTATGAAAGATTATTTTTTAGCCCTGTCATCTATGTCAGTAGATGCCCTTATCGTTGCAGATCTTGGTGTATTTAGCATTGCTCGGGAAGTTGTACCAAATATGGAAATTCATATTTCTACGCAAGCTAATAACACGAATTATCATAGTGCGCTCTTTTTATACAAGCAAGGGGCAAAGCGTATTGTAGTTGCCCGTGAATTATCCTTTGAAGAGATTAAAACAATGCGTCAGCATCTTCCTGACGATGTTACACTTGAAGCTTTTGTTCATGGTGCAATGTGTATGTCTTATTCCGGAAGATGTCTTTTAAGTAACTATATGACCCATAGAGATGCTAATCGTGGTGAGTGCGCCCAGCCATGCAGGTGGAAATATCATGTAGTTGAAGAAACGAGACCTGGGGAATATATGCCTATTGAGGAAACTGAGAGAGGAACTTATATTTATAATTCCAGAGATTTATGCATGATAGAATATATCCCAGAACTTATTGAAGCTGGTATATACAGTTTCAAAATAGAAGGCAGAATGAAAACACCTCTCTATGTTGCAACAGTGGTTAAAGCTTATAGAGAGGCAATTGATACTTATTTATGCGATCCGCATGCTTTCGCCTTGAAAAAAGATTACTTTTTTGAAGAGGTTGGCAAGGCAAGCCACCGTGAGTTTACAACAGGCTTTTACTATCAGAAACCAACATCCGACGATCAAACTTATTCTCATAATTCTTATATAAGAAACTATGATTTTTCTGGTATGGTTATTGACTATGACCCCATAGAGCATCTTGTAACCATCGAACAAAGACGTAAGTTTTCAGCAGGCGATACGGTTGAAATCCTTGTTCCGAAAGGCCCTCCTATTAGCTGCACCGTAGAAACATTATGGGACGATAAGGGAAACAGTATTGCCTCTGCACCTCATCCTAAGCAAATTGTTAAGTTCAAAGTATCTGAAGACGTTAATGTACCTTCAGTTCTTAGAAAATTAGACCTCAAATCATAA
- the thiM gene encoding hydroxyethylthiazole kinase, which produces MHEIVAKITDIVYQTKKETPLVHCLTNPLTANDCANIILTVGAKPIMAQHLQEIAQITKKSKALVINIGGITDDMIESVFLSGHIAKAHNIPIIFDPVGAAGSDLRKTLSKRILTELSPDIIKGNMSEIKALCDLETDAVGVDVAAGDIITDKNEQYLAEIVKALAVKQNAVIVATGKTDIIANQDAIFLIKNGVSMMSQVTGTGCMCTSLIGAYCNTGDYLSAAIAAVTIMGISGELAQLSCKGIGGFKTLLFDNLYTISDETIKERSKIIAYH; this is translated from the coding sequence GTGCACGAAATCGTTGCAAAAATTACTGACATCGTCTATCAAACAAAAAAGGAAACACCTCTTGTTCATTGTCTGACTAACCCACTTACAGCAAATGATTGTGCTAATATCATTCTTACAGTTGGCGCAAAGCCTATTATGGCACAACACTTACAAGAAATTGCCCAAATAACAAAAAAGTCAAAAGCTCTAGTTATCAATATTGGTGGAATAACAGACGATATGATAGAGAGTGTTTTTCTTTCAGGCCATATCGCAAAAGCTCATAATATTCCTATTATATTTGACCCTGTTGGAGCTGCTGGGAGCGACTTGCGTAAAACACTTTCTAAGCGTATACTCACTGAACTAAGTCCAGACATTATAAAGGGCAACATGTCAGAAATTAAAGCCTTATGCGACCTTGAAACAGATGCAGTCGGCGTTGATGTTGCTGCAGGAGATATTATTACAGATAAAAATGAACAGTACTTAGCGGAGATTGTAAAAGCGCTTGCAGTTAAACAAAACGCTGTCATCGTAGCTACAGGCAAAACAGATATCATTGCTAATCAAGACGCTATTTTCTTAATTAAAAATGGTGTTTCTATGATGAGTCAGGTTACAGGTACAGGATGTATGTGTACAAGCCTCATAGGAGCCTATTGTAATACAGGAGATTATCTTAGCGCTGCTATTGCAGCCGTAACTATTATGGGCATTTCAGGTGAACTTGCACAATTATCTTGCAAGGGTATCGGGGGCTTTAAGACTTTGTTATTTGATAATCTTTATACTATTTCTGATGAAACAATAAAAGAAAGGAGCAAAATTATTGCTTACCATTGA
- the thiE gene encoding thiamine phosphate synthase codes for MLTIDYSLYLVTDHTYFNEETFYAAIETALQNGVTIMQLREKDADSRRFFERALKVKRLTDFYQVPLIINDRIDIALAVDAAGVHLGQSDLPAKEARKLLGKDKLIGVSAKTISQALDAQEAGANYLGTGAINPTTTKVITQLTEISTLKAICNAVNIPVVAIGGISENNASNLKNTNINGIAVVSAILAQPDIASATKKMSQISKSIIG; via the coding sequence TTGCTTACCATTGATTATTCATTATACCTTGTAACAGACCATACATACTTTAACGAGGAAACATTTTATGCCGCCATCGAAACAGCCCTTCAAAATGGAGTAACCATTATGCAATTACGAGAAAAAGATGCTGATTCGAGACGTTTTTTTGAAAGGGCACTTAAGGTAAAAAGACTTACAGATTTCTATCAGGTACCACTCATTATAAATGACAGAATAGATATTGCTTTAGCTGTTGATGCTGCTGGAGTACATCTCGGCCAAAGTGATCTGCCGGCTAAAGAAGCGCGCAAGCTTTTAGGAAAGGATAAACTTATCGGTGTAAGTGCAAAAACAATATCACAAGCACTCGATGCCCAAGAGGCTGGAGCTAACTATTTAGGAACCGGCGCCATTAACCCAACTACTACAAAGGTTATCACACAACTTACTGAAATTTCTACTTTAAAAGCAATATGTAATGCTGTAAATATTCCGGTAGTTGCAATAGGTGGGATATCCGAAAACAATGCCAGTAATTTAAAAAATACAAACATTAACGGGATTGCAGTTGTATCTGCTATTTTAGCACAACCTGATATTGCCTCTGCAACAAAAAAGATGTCTCAAATTTCAAAATCAATTATAGGATAG